TTGGACGCTGCTCCTGGCAGACTGCTACTCAAGAAGCCACCTTGTGGGGAGCAGAGAACTGCGGCCCAGAACTGCCGGAGCTCCTGAGGCAGTTGGGAACCCAGCAAGGGTCCAGGGAGAGGACAATTTGGGTACAGAGACCTCTAAGGACCGACAATGTCATGCAGGAGAATCCTGCGAGAGCAGGAGAGTCCCAGGGCCAAGCCTGTGGCAGGGGCTGCAGCAAGAGGCTGCTAAGGCCCAgaaggggtcatggtccccatccATGGTGGAACCTGGAGCTCCCGCCCCCAAACTGTACACTACAGATAggtaagtaaatacaattaagcctgtgcatactttgcttactggttaatctgcccctgtatGTACCTCCAAAATTTGAGTTGGAATCTTTACCCTTGTACCTGTGTGATCCTGTGTGGAAATAAGGTTTTATGTTTATGAGGCCACGACAGCATAGGGTTATGTCCTAATCACTTCCGAGTTATAAACAGATTAGACATACACAGGGgcacatactggggaagacagatgccatatgaggatcgccaaggaaccaaggaacgcccaggactactgacaaggaaggaatcaatgtGGCCAAGACTCTGAGAAGACAAATCTATTTCTTCAAGCCTCCTActtatggtatttgtgttacagcagcctaAGACAGAGTCCAGTGCAGGACAGACACTTCTGTGGTCTTGGGGCCTGTTAGCTGGACTCCAGGTGTCTGAGTAACTGGTCCTGTTCCCAACTCCAAGTTCAGAAAAGGACCTGGACCCAACTAGGCTGCCAGGAGAGGCTGAGAGTGCCAAGAGAAGTCTATGTTGATGCCAATTACAAAGCCCGAGGTCTCACCCTGTGGCTCAGAGGGCATATTGTAAGGTCCAAGTCTGGTGAGGGGCTCCCAGCTCAGATGAGGGTCCGTCATGCCTCCTCTAGCTTCCATGTGGAAGCACTTCAGCTGAGACCCTCACTCATCAGCTGTTGGCAACCACAATTGTACTCCTCTGCGGTGGGAATTTTGGGGGGTCTGGAAGATTGTGACTCCACACCTCCGCTGGTCATCCTTACCCATCGGATTAAATGACTCTGATTTACCCAGGCGGTGTCTTACCATGGACGTTTGTCAATATGGTGGCCATGCGCCTGGCTACACTCCCAGTCCTACTGACATCCCTAAAAAGTGCCATTTTCTCTGCCCATGCTGTAGCAGAAGGGTCTGCTGAGCCACTATGCCAAGCTGCGGTTTCATTCTCAGGAGTAAGAGGCAGAGGGGCACATGGGTGCCAGTTCATCTGGGTAGCACAGAGGTGAAGGCCCGGTTGGGGCCACAGTTGCTAGGTAAGAGCAGCCTCCATCCTCTCCAACAATCGAGCACATCCAGCAGGTATGCATTCAGTTCCTTCCCCGCGGCAGGCCCTGTTCCTCAGGGGAGCATGGCAGGGTGGTGACAATGGCCACTTGCCACAAACCTGAGAAACTATGGCCCCTTGTCCAGCTCTGAGGGCCATTTCTGCAGCGTACAGCTACGTATCGATTCACAAGATATTATTCTTGTCATTCAACCTTCCTGAAATTTGTCACTGCCCATTAAAAGCTGAAGTTTCATGAAAAGTATAGTCTAGATGAGAGGCCAGCAAAGATGGCACCCTGAGGCTCATCCATGCACCCTTCCCTCTGCAACCCCACTGGCCCAATCCTGCCCTCTGAACTCAGGCCCAGAACAACTGCCCACACACCTCCATGGCTAGTCTGCAGAGCAACACCTTACTGCAGCCCTCTGTTCTCCCCAATCACTGAAGCTGCTAGGCAGGACTGTCGCTGGCTAAGGACAGAGGAAACACTTTTGTGTATGCCACTCAGGCCCCTCGGCTCAGCAAAGCTTTTTCATGCCCTGGATTGGGCAGTGCCTGACAGCGTGGTTTCCCAAGCCTTTAGTGGTGTGCTGCAGACCCTGCCTGAGGACAGGTTACCAGTAGTAAGCTCCTGGGTTGCTCTTGCATCGTCTCACAAACATCTGGAAGCTTCCGGCCACATCCCAGATGACCACTGCTCCAGGAACATTCTTGGTGCTTCAGGAAACCGCCCTAGACAGTTTCTGAAATGACTGCATGAAGCCATTCTGGTGAACACTGCCCCCTTGTGGCCACATCCACACCTTACTGGGAGTCCGCTATACCTTCAGTGGATGAGACCTCCATAGGGGCAGGGGTGAATCCTCAACCTGGAGGGCAAACCTAAGCACAGGATGGTTTGGGGGACACTGGAGGCCTCAGGGAGCAGAAGGTAAAAGGCAGGAGGCACAGCCAAGAGTAAGAGCAGGTGAGGCGCTTCATGCCGACACCCTTGCAGGGTTGTCCACCACCAATTACAGAGGTGTGGGGTAACTGCAGGGGGAAAGAGGGACTTAGAAAGGGGAGGAGATGGTGTCCTTAGGCCTATTCTGAGGCCCTTCCTCCCAGATGTCACAGACACGGAATTTTCTGGAAGCCACTCTGGGAGGCAAACAGTGTGCTGTCACCAGCAGAGTCTCCAGCAGCAAGGAATACCAGACGCTCTGCTGCCCCCTACCCACCCTGGGGCACAGGTTAGGGGCAATGGCAATCTCCCACCCACTCACATGAATGAGACAGTTACTGGCCAACACCCAAGTGTTGTAGTGTagcttggttttatttatgtccacaaatatttcaaaaaaaattacaaaatactcAAATGGAGAGAACACAGAAGTCACAATTTCTGGGTGTCTACTCTGTTTACACTGTGTCATCTCATGGCAAACTactcatatatatacatttagcTTCAGATATATATAAACGCAGCGAGCCAGAGTGTACACTCtgctctgctgctgctgcagtgGAGCACGAAGCTCAACCTCGACGATACTGAACAAGATACGTACGAAACACAGAAAAGCCAACCCAAAACTTcaaacaaaaggaaggaaaatccAAAAGGAAACCAACAGTCGGGGCTGAAAGACACCGTGAGGGTCCGGGGCCATCCTAAACAACTGCCGCTGATCAGGGAAGGGGtccaggtttggattttttaagTGGAAGAATCTAAGTGCTTCACCTTGGGATATGGGgagaaaaccaaaacctaacaagAAAACACCTTCAGACAGTTTTCAAGTACAGACTGCAGAGTACTTCACTCTCttgtcttctttggaaaaatggatGCTGGAGAGAGGAGGCGATGAAGGGTTCACTAAATGGTGGCCAGTGTGCTCCACCAGAAAAGAACGAGGGACGGAGAGCAGGTGGGTGGTGATGGCACAGGCGTCTGGAGCCGCGGGAGCCATGGGAACACAGTTTCCCACCCAGAGTCCTGCGTGGCACCACCTCAGTCAGAGCAGCAGAACCAACTTCCCTGATGGCCGCCACCACCACCCAGAGGGAAAACCACCGCCTTCATGCCAGTGAGGCCAGAAGTTTGATGATCAAGGGTTAATTTGAACTTGCCTCCCTTAAGGAGCTTAAGTTAAGGCAAAAATggaatgagagaaaagaaaaaactacaaATATTTTCAACAGATAAAACCACCCTCTCTGTATCCCCACTGAAACCAACCATGGTGATAACAGAAACTGGAAATGCCCCTGATGCAGGTTTGAATCCAGAACCTGAATCAAGAGCCAATACCTGCTGGTTTCTTCCTGCCCCCATGCAGCTGGGGCCCTGGGCTCACCTCGTGTCCACTGACCCACAAGTGTCTCTCTCATGGTCCGACAATTCTTTGAAACGACCACCATATACAACTGTTTACAACGGCAGAAATAGCCCTCAAGAATCTGAGAGAAAAGGAACGGAAGAGGTCATGCCCGGGTGGAAAGCGTGACCACAGATGCAGACATCCCAGCATCTCCCCACCCTCTGCTTGGGCGAAAGTGCATGTTAGCAACTGGAAAGGAGAGGGAGGCCCTCTCTCACCAGGACAGCTGTGCTCTCAAGGGCCTGCCCCCTAAAAAGTGGAACCTCCGAGGTGGAGGAAGCCTGCTTTCTAACTCCACATTTGCAGCTAGGACTCTTGTTCCTACTTCCAGGATGAAGCTTGGGACTCAGCCGGTTTCCCAGGTGGGTTGCCTGCTCCTGGGGCAGAAATACAAGCTGCCACCCACACATCAACTGCAAGGTCTCAACTCGCTCAAAAGCAGTCTGGGTCTATGGCAAGGATGACTGGGTGTGTGTCCTCGCCTCAAGAACATCCGAATGATGACGTGCGTTCATCCTACTACTGCCCTAAAGGCAGACTTCGAACAGATTCCTTTGGCAAACATGTGTCCCGGGTCTTTCATGTGCTGAGTTATTTGTATGGAATCATTGTCTTTAACTTTCTAGAATGTTTATGAAATTTTCATAGTATTAAAAGAGAACTCATCCAGAACAATCAAATATGTATGCATAGAAATCTATAAGGAAATCTACAAccagacacacacaaacatgtgctttctagcccacagagaaagaaccaAGGTGACACCgggaaaagaaaacagacattTAACTCCTGCATGGCTGGTGCAAAATGAAAGGGGTTCAATCTAACAGACGTCTGCACCACTGGCAAAGCACACGCTAGGAACAGACAGAAGCGAAAAATCAAAGCAGCCAAACAAAGACACAGTTTGTAACACTGTCCCTGCAAACCCCTGGATGCTCACTGTTGTGCCGGCATCTAGTCCCAAGCTTCTGCCCACTTGTAATTAGTAACGCCCATCTGCTCCCTTTAATTAAAGGGATAATTATATataactttttattaaaaaatcaacTCTGTATTCTGTCAATAGCTGGTAGGAATTCACAATTAGTGACATGGCTGGAAAAAAATAGATGAGAATAGTAGTTtgtgggaggggaaaaaaaaaggctgttctaaaattatttatttacagaCTTAAAAAGCCATGCTGCAGAACTTTCTCAAATTATGAAGATTTCCTACAATGTATTAAAATAAAAGATTTCTTAAAAATTATAGTTCTTGGATTCCAAATTCATATATGCCGCCTGTCTGCAAACCTTGTGGGTTTTGGAACACACGTAACTGAGTGTGTCTGCACGCACAGTGAAGGGTGTGAAGTGGATTCTAGCACCTACTGAGAAactaaggaaggaagagaaaactaAAGCCAAACCCCAAGATTGCAGGGAAGGTTTCTGAATGGTCAGTCCAGTCCAGGACTCACTAAGTTTCTGGGGACTGTCATGCAGGGAGACCCAAACCAGTCTCAAGGAATCCTCTCTACAAACGAACACTAGGATGCTGATACATTTTTAGTTGTggggtttttaaatatataaagaaatctttAGAAGATAATTCTTTTTGCTTTTGCAGCTCCTATTGTATGTAAAAAGTCCTGTTTCTTCCCCCAAGAACTGGGGTTTCCACAGCCAGCGTTAACAAATAAATAACTTATAACTGCTTGTCACCTTCTTTCTTCAGtcgactggaaaggaagaaaagggtaCTCAGCATCAGGCCTGGACAGGTGCCGAGCAGGTGGCTCGAGGGTCCCCAACCCTGCCCTAAGTGGCCTCCTGCATAAGTGACTGgccctccccctctcccttcaGGGTGGCCACTGCCCTCTGGGCTCTCTGTGACCAGCGTGGGTGGGGGCTGTTATCTGGCTGGGCCAGTGGCCAGCTGCACACATGCAGCGGCTGCCTCATGGGAAGGACCCCTGCCTTGGGGCCCGTATGACTCACCTGTAATAATCTTCCTGACTTGGTAGGTGGCCGCCATGCATGTGGGGGTGTCCGTGCAGCCACTGCTGCTCCATGGCCAGTCTCTGCAGCTCGGCCGACTGGGCATGCATGGCCTGCAGCTGGTGGGCTGCTGACATAGGGGGCGGGATGGCCCCCGGCAGGTCTCGAGGGTAGGGGGTACCTGCCAGACACACAACAGCCTCTGCTACAGGaatggcatggcatggcatggctGGCTAGGACAGCCTGCCCACCACCTCTGCACCACTGGCTGTGGACGGTCCAGCCAGTCCTCCCCAGGCTCTGCAGAAAGGGGCCATGACAGCAGAGCCCCTAGGTTCCCCCTGCTGGGACTCCCCAATCCCCCAGGCCACCTGGGCTCCCTTCTCCTCCTTCAGGCCTCAGATGAAGACAGCCTTTCCCCTGCACCCTCAAGTAAACCAGGCGCCTCTGTGGCTCTCCCATTTTACATGCTCATCTCCCTGGCTCTCATCATGCTGCTTTGTCATCTACACAGCTCCCCCTGGAGGGGGCAGAGTTGGCCTGTCTTGCACACTCACGAGGTGCCAGTCAGTATGTGTTTGAGTACACCAATGATTAGCCGAGGGCAAGGGACCCGACCACTACCCCAACTCCACACTGGATCCTACCCCTCCCCGTGTCGACCCAAGTCTCACCCACGTCCCCTGAGTACAGCAGGTGAATTCTTACCAAACACTGGATGACGAAGCATCTCGTGCTCATGAGGCGGCTGTCCAAGAAGAGGGTTGGGGAGGGTGCCAGGGGGGTAGGGGAAGCGAGCCAGGTGTGGGCCTGCGGTCAAGGGGTCAACCAGTGGGTGTACAGGGCCTGCAGAACCTAGAAAAGGACAAAACCCCAGATGCAGGCGGTGCCCAGCTTGGGGGTCTCAGCACTCCACCCTCCTTGGCTGGGATTCCTGCTGAGCTCCTTCTCACCAACCCTGGTCACCAGGGCTGCAAGCACCATTTGGCTGCCAGCCACCCTCATCTAAAGCAGCTGCTCCTGTGGCTCACCTTCAATGAGTGCTCCAGAAAGGAGACCATGTAAACTGCATTTCTTCCTCTCGTTTCTGAGTGCCCCCTAAAGGCCACGATCCCCTGCTGGTTGTAGAGAGCCTTGCCTGCCTGCCTGACCTGTAACGTGTTCAAGTCTCTGCCCAGCCAGTGTCCCTAGCCCCCAGAGCTGCCTCCTGGTCCTTCACCCTCAGAGCCCAAAGGACCCACAGAATGTGTGGGGCCGGCAGGGCTGGTCTGCTGCTGCCTGATGCTGTTGGCAGGGGCTAGGCTCCGCAGTTCCCCTTGCTGGCAGCAAATCTTGTGGTCCTCCTTTCAGAATGCCACTCTTCCTCACCATCTCCTGCCCTAATCCTCTGTTCCAGGTGCCACCAGCCCTGGAAATGGTGTCTCCTccccttcttcctgccttctttccaGTCACACCCTCTCGTTGGTCCTGGGCAGCCAGCAAGCTctggcctcagggcctttgctgttGTTCTTCCTCTGCATGAAGACGCTTTCTCCTCAGACCGCAGACTCATCCCCTCACCCTTCAAGTCTTGGTTCAAGTGTTACCGCTGGGGGAGGCTGTCCTGAATGTCCCTCCCCACACCCCACGGGATGTCTGCCCTGTTCTCGCCCCAGCTTTATTTCCCTCCAGAAGACTTAGCACTGGTCACAAGCTGACATCTATTTACTGTCTCCTGAAGCTGGAAGGTAAACCTGGATGGGGTTCTGCTGTATCTCCAACACCCAGAACTGAGCTGGGCAGGCCACGGTGCTcaaaaaacatgctgagtgaatgaGTGATAAGCAAGTACAAGAGCCGGCAATGGACTACTGGCCCTCATGTGGCATTACGGCACACCTGCTGGTTACAACAGCACCTAAAAGGCCAGCACAGGTGTCATCGCGCTCTCTGCAGCCTGTCCTACAGATTGggccctgcctcctgccccacTCGCCTCAGCAAGCGCAGGCCACTTCTTGCCACCCTGACGACCTTCTCCACAGGGCCTAGGCTGCCCGGCACAGGGCCAAGAACCTGAGCTAGAGACAGGCGTGCCACTGGGCCCAGGGAACTGCCAGCCAAAGGCCCTGGGTTAGGGGCATCTCTGGGGACTCAAAGAGACAAAGGCTATCTGTGAGTCAAGCAGAAGTACGATTTCTAGGTGGATGAATGACTATTCTAAGGCCGGTCAGGAATCAGGTGATGGTTCAGGAACACATCTCTGCCCCTTTGAGAGCAACTCCATCTCTGGGCAGGCTCCTGACCTCCCCACTCCCAACCTACTTCACCACAGAGCGCCCCACACTAGGGCACCCACCTTGATGGAGTGGGTCCtgctggtggaggtggaggtgtgagtggatgtgggagtgctggtggtggtgtGGCGTCACGTTGAACATCTGCAGCCGCGCCAGGGGGTCGCTGGTCAGTGAGGCCATGCGCTCAGCGTGGATCCGCTCAGCTGCCAGTCTATCTGGGTAGCTCATTTCAGGCCGAAGCTGGGGGCCTGCCAGGGCCAGTCTCTCCCTCTCCAAGGGGTTCAGGCCCGGGTGGAATGAAGCAAAAGGATGGGGGCCAGCAGTGGGGGGGATGGTGAGGGCACTGTGCCGGGCGAAGTGCTCCATGGGGTTGGTGGCTGGGTGCAGGGGGTCCAGCTCCGGGGGCTTCACCTCAAAGCCCGGCTTCATCCTCTCCCGCAACTCGCGCTCCCGGATCTCCCGCTCTCGGATCTCGCGTTCCCGGAGCTCCCGCTCACGGATGGTGGGGTCAACATTGTAGAGGCCAGGCATGTGGTAGGCCAGTAAGGGGTCGGTGGGGTTGAGGGGCATGTAGAAGGGGTGGTTGCGGTTGGTGGGCGACATGACGTGGGGCCGTGCATACTCGCTCAGAGTCCGGAGGGCAGGCGTGTCGGGCCCAATGTACGGGGGCACTGCGGCAATGGTGGTGGGTGGGGGCTCGAAGGATGGCCGCATGTGGCCAGGACCACTGAGCTGGGGATCGCTGAGACGGCCTTCATGTGCTGAGCTGGACGCCTTCTGCTGCAGGAGAGGAGAGCATGAACCTGGCGCTTTCATTGCAGAGGTGGGCCCTGCCCTGCTCCCATCCTGCATCCCAACCTGAGTCCTGGCCCAGGACTGACTGGCCAGGCACAGGGACATGATCCAGACCCTGCTGGGGCCACACGTGCCTTAGTCTCACTTGCCTGCCAGCTTCCCCTGTCCCTTGATGAGTTTACGTATCTCGGAGAGAATGTGTATGGGTATCTGAGTGTGTATCCGTGAGTGAGAGCGAGAGCCAGTGAAAGAGAGATGGAAAGATAGGGAAGAGAGAGCATGCACCAGGTGCTAAGAGGCTAGGggtccctctccttcaccccagAGGCAGGTGCCTGGTGACCCAGCCTATGATGGCACCACTGTGCAGCGCTGATGGAGGGAACTGACATGGTCTGGTCACAGCTCAGAGTACTTGGCTCTTCTCCCAGATGCTCCCTTTAGTTTCTCTTACGCTCCTTCAAATTACTGGAGAAGGGCAAGTCCCTTCCTGGAAGGTCTCCCCACCCCCATGCCAAAGCTCTGCCCACCCCCACGCAGGCTGTCACCAAGTGACAGCCTGTGGATCAGCTTGGCCCTGCAAGGGAGAAGCGAAGGGGTATGTGGCAAGCATCTGGGGAAAGAGCAAGGCTGAGCACTGGCTCTACCAGGTGCCAAGTGGGGTGGCTCAGGGACGTGCGACATCCTCAGAAAATCTTGGGGTTCAGGCCTTTAAATAGCACCCCACCCTCTGGCTGCCATGAAGACAAACCAGGTGGTTCCCAACACAGGGGTTACAGCCACACCCCTCTGGGTCTGGCCAGTGCACTCCTCCTGCACACACAGGAAATGGGGTCTGGGCCACCCCCACCCAGCCCGACACCAGGACTCACAGCTGCACGCTCGGCCTCGCGCTCGCGCTCGCGCTCCCGCTCAcgctctttctccttctccttctcacgCTCCCGCTCCTCACGGGCTTTCTGCTCAGCCTCCCGCTTGGCCTTCTCAATGGCCTCCTCCCTCTTCTTGGCCAGTTTGGACCCCGCCAGAGGCATGAAGTACAGGTCTGTCCGTGCACACGAGTTGTAGCCCCGGTCCAGGTGTTTGTAGAACCTGAGAATGACCACACCTCTCACTAGAGGCCTCTGCTGAGGCCTCACCTGCCAGGCTCCCACCCAACCCCACCTGTCCCCCACTTGCTGCCCACCTGCCCAGGGCCTAGACTCCTAGGAGCCATACCTGGCCGACTGGCTGGCATGGCTGGGGGTGTCCACCACGGTGGGCTCCGGGGATGGGCTccttggtgggggcggggggctcTCTGGCTCCTCGGCCTCTTCCAGAGCCTCTTCCTTTATCTGGACAGTGGGGAGAGGGCAGGACGTGCCCCCAGGCATGCTGCCCCctgaagaaacagcagcagagcagGGTGGCTGGGCCGAGGTACCAGGTCCCGCAGGTGGAGTGGAGGTGGAGGGGCAGGCCGGAGGGGTGATGGAAGGAGGGCCCCCAGGGACAAAGGGGTGCTGAGCGAATGAGGGCTGGGGGGCCACCTGGTGTAGGCCTGATGTGGGGTGGGCAGCAGCAGTGGGGGGCAGGCTCTGGCTCTGGGTCAGCACGGGGGGCTGGGCGGGGGAGGAGGGCAAAGGCTGGCTCTGTGGCATGAGCTGCAGGGGTGGAGGGTGGGCCGAGGGGGGGTGGTGTGTGGACAGGGAGCTCAGGGGCTTCAGTGCTGGTGGGGGCGGTAGGTTGGCATTCATGGAGAAGGGGGAGGGCCCTGAGAGGTGAGGTGGGTGCTTGTGCGCCTGTGGTGCAGGCAGTTGGGGAATGGGCGTGGTGGGGGGGGGCTTGATGTGAGGCATGGCCAAGGGGGCCGGTGGCAAGGGCTGCTCACGTGGGGGCTGCTGTGACTGCAATGCTGCCTGAGAGGCAGGGAGCTGCAGGGTGCTATGAGGGTGGGCTGCTGCCTGAGGGGCCCCTAGGGGGGCCTGGCCTTGGGTGGCCTGGGGAGGGAGGCCAAAGGGCTGAGGCGGGCCCGGATGCTGCAACAGAGGACCAGCCTGTAAACTGTGAGGGCCAGGTGGGCCCTGACTGTGCAGGGAGGGCTGGGCGTGAGGCTGGGCTGTGGTCTGGCCAGCCGGCCCGGTCAGAGGCTGCAGCGGAGGATGTGGTGAGGGCAGCCGCTGAGGGTGCAGGGCGGGTGCCTGCTGGATGTGGGTGTGGGGAGCAGGTGCCGTGGAAGCCTGCGGCTGGTTTGGAGGCTGGGAAGCTGAGGGGGAGCCCTGGGGAAGACCTGCTGGGACAGAGGGCGTGGGCCCTGAAGTGGAGTGCTGGGTGGCTCCTGGCGGGGCTGTGGAGGGAGTTGGGGCTGCCCCACTGGGAGCCTgcaaggctgggggctgggccTGCAGCATCTGCTGCTGAGCCGAGGAGTCCGAGTCACTCTCGTTGTCCTGGGGGCTGGGGATGCTGGGGGACGTGCTGCGATTGTCCTGGTCGATGTCTTTGGGGTCACTGCTGCCCTCATCATTGACACTGCGACTGTCTGAACTCTCTCCCTCGCCTTCAGATGGTGAGTTGGGCCGGCTGATCTCCTAGAGCCCGAGAGAAGAAGGATGAAGGCTGCAGGAGAGTAGGGCCACTCTCTGCCCAGCACTGCTAGCACCAGACACACAATAAAACTTGCACAGGTGAAGCAGCAAGGTGGGCCCCACACTGTCCTGGGCCATGACTCTAGCGGCCTCCCTGAGAGACAGGGTACTGCCAGTCCCCAGTGAGATCTGGGCTGGGGCTTCTCAACAGGCATTATGGCGGCCAGCTGTACTCAACAGGGCTCAGCTGCAAAACTCACCTGGGTCTTGGTTTTCTTGGAGTTGGTCCTGTCCACCTCCTCCGTGTCTGAGGCTACCTTCTCCCGCTGGCGCTTGGTGCTCTTAAGAGGCGATGAGGCTTCTTCCTTAACCTTCTGTAGTGGGGAAGCCCACAGGGGCACGTCAGGCCAAGAGAGCACGTCCCATCAGCCTCAGTGAGGAGATGGTGACAGCTCGAAGACCCTCTGCTCCCTCACTCTGAGCTCATCTCCAGACGCAAGCAGGGCCAGGAAGGAACATGTATCCGGGAATGGGAATCACTTTGCATTGTGGGGAGGGAGACCTTCCAACTGCCTCCACTCTGCCTCTGAGGCCTTGGGAAACTGAAGGCCTTGGGAAACTGAAAGCAGAGGAAGCTCCCAGAGGGGAAGGACCAAAGGTCAGTGCAGGGAGCTCAGCTGGATGCCCTCtctctaggacccaggcctccaaTCTGCAGCCTTCAGGCCAGGGCAATCCTGGTGCCCCAGAGAGGATCCACTAAGGAGCTGTGGCCCAGGCTGAGAGAACTGAACACCAACTCCAGCCACACCAGGTTTTAATGGGAGGGGGGACTAAGCAGCCCCCAGCTGCCTGTCCCCAGCACCTCACCTTGGCCGATTTCTTCACTGTCTCTGATTTACTGTCATTGCTGGAGGTGCTGGCAGCGCTGGGTGAGTTCCGGCCACTGGAGCGGATGTCTTCATTGATGGGTGAGGCACGACCATCAGGACTGGCTGGTTGCTTCTTCCGACCACTGCGTAGTGTAGACATCTGCCACCCCAAACAGGAGGCTGGTGAGATTGGATTCCCACTCCCCGCAGGGACCCATCTGAGCCCAACATACACACGGAGCCCACCTTCTCTGGTAGCAAATGGAGCCCCCTGGCCAGCAGTAGGGACCCTGCCTCTCCCTCATTGCTCTGGAGGTTGACTGGCGCTATGGCGGGAGGTGAGGTGACTGAGTGGGCTCACATGGAAAAGACAGCAATTCTCAACTTAGACCCAAAGCATTCATCTCAAGAGACCACCCTGGAAGATGTCTGCTGGAAATGACGAGGCTTTCTGAGAGGCAGGAAGTCAGCCAGGGCAGTGTGCTCTCCAACTTTCTCCATACTGACAAGTACACACAAGCCATCTCTGAATCACCTCATGCTTTCTGTTTATTCCATGTAACTGCCCACTCTCCCAATGCAACCAAACTAAACCCTTGCTGACTTACTCTGACAGGATGGGAAGTGACCCAAAGAGATGAAGCTGCCAAATAACGTAGCTCAACTCCTAAAACCACCATTCCTGCAAAgccttgatggctcagagactatGGCACAATGCTGAACGttggttcaccagcccctcctaGACGAGCAGCAGCTAGGCTGCCAGGAGACAGCAGCC
This DNA window, taken from Elephas maximus indicus isolate mEleMax1 chromosome 3, mEleMax1 primary haplotype, whole genome shotgun sequence, encodes the following:
- the RERE gene encoding arginine-glutamic acid dipeptide repeats protein isoform X5; this encodes MELEISLPRLSGEKMDRRKYALFLCKIKKKKKKERKKLELVLSTANNMVHNSQACCRSPTPALCDPPACSLPVASQPPQHLSEAGRGPVGSKRDHLLMNVKWYYRQSEVPDSVYQHLVQDRHNENDSGRELVITDPVIKNRELFISDYVDTYHAAALRGKCNISHFSDIFAAREFKARVDSFFYILGYNPETRRLNSTQGEIRVGPSHQAKLPDLQPFPSPDGDTVTQHEELVWMPGVNDCDLLMYLRAARSMAAFAGMCDGGSTEDGCVAASRDDTTLNALNTLHESGYDAGKALQRLVKKPVPKLIEKCWTEDEVKRFVKGLRQYGKNFFRIRKELLPNKETGELITFYYYWKKTPEAASSRAHRRHRRQAVFRRIKTRTASTPVNTPSRPPSSEFLDLSSASEDDFDSEDSEQELKGYACRHCFTTTSKDWHHGGRENILLCTDCRIHFKKYGELPPIEKPVDPPPFMFKPVKEEDDGLSGKHSMRTRRSRGSMSTLRSGRKKQPASPDGRASPINEDIRSSGRNSPSAASTSSNDSKSETVKKSAKKVKEEASSPLKSTKRQREKVASDTEEVDRTNSKKTKTQEISRPNSPSEGEGESSDSRSVNDEGSSDPKDIDQDNRSTSPSIPSPQDNESDSDSSAQQQMLQAQPPALQAPSGAAPTPSTAPPGATQHSTSGPTPSVPAGLPQGSPSASQPPNQPQASTAPAPHTHIQQAPALHPQRLPSPHPPLQPLTGPAGQTTAQPHAQPSLHSQGPPGPHSLQAGPLLQHPGPPQPFGLPPQATQGQAPLGAPQAAAHPHSTLQLPASQAALQSQQPPREQPLPPAPLAMPHIKPPPTTPIPQLPAPQAHKHPPHLSGPSPFSMNANLPPPPALKPLSSLSTHHPPSAHPPPLQLMPQSQPLPSSPAQPPVLTQSQSLPPTAAAHPTSGLHQVAPQPSFAQHPFVPGGPPSITPPACPSTSTPPAGPGTSAQPPCSAAVSSGGSMPGGTSCPLPTVQIKEEALEEAEEPESPPPPPRSPSPEPTVVDTPSHASQSARFYKHLDRGYNSCARTDLYFMPLAGSKLAKKREEAIEKAKREAEQKAREEREREKEKEKEREREREREREAERAAQKASSSAHEGRLSDPQLSGPGHMRPSFEPPPTTIAAVPPYIGPDTPALRTLSEYARPHVMSPTNRNHPFYMPLNPTDPLLAYHMPGLYNVDPTIRERELREREIREREIRERELRERMKPGFEVKPPELDPLHPATNPMEHFARHSALTIPPTAGPHPFASFHPGLNPLERERLALAGPQLRPEMSYPDRLAAERIHAERMASLTSDPLARLQMFNVTPHHHQHSHIHSHLHLHQQDPLHQGSAGPVHPLVDPLTAGPHLARFPYPPGTLPNPLLGQPPHEHEMLRHPVFGTPYPRDLPGAIPPPMSAAHQLQAMHAQSAELQRLAMEQQWLHGHPHMHGGHLPSQEDYYSRLKKEGDKQL